In the Enterobacter cloacae subsp. cloacae ATCC 13047 genome, CGTTATCGCGCGGGTTCAGGCAGTAGAGGATGGTTTTGGGCAGCAGGTTTTGCTCGTTCTGTTTGCTCAGCAGTTTAGAGAGCGCTTCGGCCAGCGGACGGTCGTTGATGGAGTCAAAGCCCACGTCCGCGCCCAGCAGTTTGAACTGACGCTGGTTGTTATTACGCAGCGCGCCAATGTGGTACTGCTGCACCCAGCCGCGACGGGCATATTCAGCGCCAAGGAAGACCAGTACCGCAGTTTTGAACTGGGCGACTTCATGCTCGCTCAGGGCTTCACCGGAGAGACGGCGCGCCAGAATGCTATCCAGCTCGGCTTCGTTAGATTCTGCAAACAGCACCACGTCCAGCGCATGGTCAGAGACTTTACAGCCGTGTGCCGCAAAGTGATCCAGACGTTTGATCAGCGCACTCTGCAGGTCCGCAAAACGACGGATGTCGGTGTCAGAAACCTCGCCCAGCTTCGCCATATAGTCGCTAAAGGTGTCGAGTTCGATGTTAAAGGCTTTATCCGGACGCCAGCTTGGCAGCACTTTGATATCAAACGCGGTGTCTTTTGCAATGACCGCGTGATGTTCAAGCGAGTCGATCGGGTCGTCGGTGGTGCCCACCATCTTCACGTTCATCTGCTTCATGATGCCGCGCGCGGAGAAGTTATCCTGTGCCAGCAAGTCGTTGCACTGCTCCCAGATATCATCCGCCGTAGCCGGTGAAAGCAGCTTACCGGTAATGCCAAACGGACGGCGCAGTTCGAGGTGCGTCCAGTGATAGAGCGGGTTACCGATGGTCTGCGGCACGGTAGCCGCCCAGGCATCAAATTTCTCGCGGTCGCTTGCGTCGCCGGTACACAGGCGTTCAGCGACGCCGTTGGTGCGCATGGCGCGCCATTTATAGTGATCGCCCTTCAGCCAGATGTCATACAGGTTTTTAAAACGGTAATTGTCGGCAACCTGCTGCGGCGGTAAATGGCAGTGGTAATCAAAAATGGGCTGGTCTTTTGCGTAGTCGTGATACAGGCGGCGGGCAAATTCAGTGTCTAACAGAAAATCGTCGGTCATAAACGGTGTCATTATCGTCTTCCTCGTAACGGGAGCGGCAGAAAGCTTATGTTCAGATGCTGCAAAGTTATCACACCAATTTCCAGAGCCTGAGGTTTTTTTCGTGAGTTGGATCAATAAACCCGGACAAAAAATTACCCCGAATGAGGTAAACCCTTCTGCAGACCGCGTCAGAACTGGCTTCGCCTGCGCCAGATAATGCCCCTACAAAGAATCATACATTTGTGATGTCACTCACCTTTTAAAGTTGTATGACAAGTTATCTTTTCGCCGTCGCAAACACGCAGCCGACGGAATGCATTACCGGTGTCAGACATCGGATTTAACGGTACGGAAACCGACTTATGCACGCTTATTTATGGCAAGGTTCGGGCCGTTCCGGGACGTTCTCCCGGTTACGCCCCTCCCGTTACACAGCCCTCCCCCAAACCGGTGAGAGGTTGCCGTGCCCTGGCACGGAAATAACATAACGATGAGGTTTTAGATGCGTAAAATTAAAGGGTTACGTTGGTATATGATCGCACTGGTGACGCTCGGCACCGTGCTGGGCTACCTCACGCGTAACACCGTGGCAGCCGCCGCGCCCACGTTGATGGAAGAGCTGCACATCTCCACGCAGCAATACTCCTACATCATTGCCGCCTACTCCGCGGCTTATACCATCATGCAGCCTGTTGCAGGCTATGTGCTGGACATTCTCGGTACCAAAATCGGTTATGCCTTCTTCGCCATCGCCTGGGCGGTGTTCTGCGGTGCAACGGCGCTGGCAGGCAGCTGGGGTGGCCTGGCGCTGGCACGCGGCGCGGTAGGTGCGGCGGAAGCGGCGATGATCCCGGCAGGGCTGAAAGCCAGCTCTGAGTGGTTCCCGGCAAAAGAGCGTTCTATTGCGGTCGGTTACTTCAACGTCGGCTCGTCCATCGGGGCGATGATTGCCCCTCCTCTGGTGGTGTGGGCCATCGTCATGCACAGCTGGCAGATGGCGTTTATTATCTCTGGCGTACTGAGCTTTGCCTGGGCCATGGCGTGGCTGGTGTTCTATAAACACCCGCGTGACCAGAAAAAACTGTCTGAAGAAGAACGCGAGTACATCATTGGCGGTCAGGAAGCGCAGCACCAGACCAACAACGGCAAAAAAATGTCCGTCTGGCAGATCCTGGGGACCCGTCAGTTCTGGGGTATCGCGCTGCCACGCTTCCTGGCTGAACCGGCCTGGGGCACCTTTAACGCCTGGATCCCACTGTTCATGTTTAAGGTCTATGGCTTTAACCTGAAAGAGATCGCCATGTTCGCCTGGATGCCCATGCTGTTCGCTGACCTGGGCTGTATCGTGGGTGGTTACCTGCCGCCACTGTTCCAGCGCTGGTTTGGGGTGAACCTGATTGTTTCCCGTAAGATGGTCGTGACCATGGGCGCGCTGCTGATGATTGGCCCGGGGATGATCGGCCTGTTCACCAGCCCGTACGTGGCTATCGCCCTGCTGTGCATCGGTGGTTTTGCACACCAGTCGTTATCCGGTGCGCTGATTACCCTCTCGTCTGACGTGTTCGGCCGTAACGAAGTGGCAACGGCCAACGGCCTGACCGGGATGGCCGCCTGGACCGCAAGTACCCTGTTTGCGCTGGTGGTGGGTGCGCTGGCGGATACCATCGGTTTCAGCCCGCTGTTTGCGGTACTGGCTATCTTCGACCTGATGGGGGCAGTCGTTATCTGGACGGTGCTGAAAAGCAAATCTGCCGACGAACTGGCGAAAGAGTCCCTCGGGGGACCGGCGACGCAGAGTTAGCATTGCTGTGCCGGGTGGCGCTGCGCTTACCCGAGCTATAAAACCAGCCGCCTCCGGGCGGCTTTTTTAATGGCAAAATCTGGAGAGTGGCATGCAAAAGTGGTATAACAAATCATCCGCCGTACCCTGCCTGGAGCGCATATGGAAATCACCGAACCACGTCGTTTATATCAACAACTTGCTGCCGAGCTGAAAGATCGCATCGAGCAAGGGGTCTATCTTGTCGGTGACAAACTCCCCGCTGAGCGCTTCATAGCCGATGAAAAAAACGTGAGCCGCACCGTGGTGCGTGAAGCGATCATCATGCTGGAAGTGGAAGGTTACGTTGAGGTTCGCAAAGGTTCCGGCATTCATGTGATTTCTAATCAGCCTAAACACTCTCCTGTTGCGGACGAAAGCCTGGAATTTGCCAGCTATGGTCCGTTTGAGCTGCTCCAGGCCCGCCAGCTCATTGAAAGCAACATTGCGGAATTTGCGGCAACCCAGGTGACCAAGCAGGACATCATGAAACTGATGGAGATCCAGGAGAACGCCCGCAAGGAAAAATGTTTCCGCGATTCGGAGTGGGATCTGCAGTTCCACGTTCAGGTGGCACTGGCAACGCAAAATACGGCGCTGGCCGCAATTGTAGAAAAAATGTGGACTCAGCGCGTTCACAACCCGTACTGGAAAAAACTGCATGATCATATCGATTCACGTACGGTGGATAACTGGTGTGACGATCACGACCAAATCCTCAAGGCGCTGATTCGTAAAGATCCCCACGCCGCGAAACTGGCCATGTGGCAGCACCTCGAGAACACCAAGCAGATGCTGTTCAATGAGACCAGTGACGACTTCGAATTTAACGCCGACCGTTATCTTTTTGCGGATAATCCTGTCGTTCACCTCGATACCGCGTCAAGTCAGGCAAAATAGTTTGCCTCCGTGCTGGCAGGCGCTTCGCTGCGCCTTCCCGCGCTTATGGGTAAGCAAAACATATATAGTGTCAGCCTTTGTAAATCCCCTCGCTCACTTCCAGGGCTTACGCCAAAATCATCACACCCTGCAAATTCTGTGACGCAGAACGTTGGGCTTTGTTACAATTGGATTCAATTCCTTATTTTGTAAGTTAGTGCTTGCTAACCAGCCAATTAACAGGGAACAGTGTTGGCCACACCGCAATGTGTCCGCGAGCGACCATAATGAAATCACAACAATGTCGCCGTGCTGTTTGTCCCGGATAACAGGCGTGACGTTAACCGATTTCCAGGAACACTGAATGGAACTTTTGACCCAACTACTGAATGCCCTCTGGGCTCAGGATTTCGAAACGCTGGCCAACCCTTCCATGATTGGCATGCTCTATTTTGTCCTGTTTATGATCCTGTTCCTTGAGAACGGTCTGCTGCCTGCGGCCTTTTTGCCTGGCGACAGTTTGCTGGTGCTGGTCGGCGTGCTGTGTGCCAAAGGGGCGATGGCGTTTCCGCAAACCATTTTTTTACTGACCGTCGCCGCCAGCCTCGGCTGCTGGGTGAGCTACATCCAGGGACGATGGCTTGGCAATACGCGGATCGTGCAGAACTGGCTTTCGCACCTTCCGGCGCATTATCACCAGCGGGCGCACCATCTTTTCCATAAGCACGGTCTTTCCGCACTGCTGATTGGCCGCTTTATTGCGTTTGTACGTACTTTGTTGCCGACCATCGCGGGTCTGTCAGGTCTCAGCAGCACTCGCTTCCAGTTCTTTAACTGGATGAGCGGCCTGCTGTGGGTGCTGATCCTCACCACGCTGGGCTATGCGCTGGGTAAAACGCCGGTCTTCATGAAGTATGAAGATCAGCTGATGTCATGCCTGATGCTGCTGCCTGTCGTCCTGCTGGTCTTCGGCCTGATCGGTTCACTGGTTGTCCTGTGGAAGAAAAAATACGGAGCCAGGAGCTAACCATGGTTATCTCAGCGCTCACCCTGCGTCGTTGTGCGTACGCACTGATCGCCCTGGTGCTTATCAGCGCCATGCTTCTGGTCTGGAGCGCGCTTTCGCATCAGGAGTCTACGCTGGCCATTCGCCCGGTTAATCAGGGTGTCAGCGTACCGGATGGGTTTTCTGTCTGGCACCATCTGGATGCCAACGGGATCCGCTTTAAAAGTATCACCCCACAAAACGATGTGTTACTGATCAAGTTTGACTCCCGTGCGCAGAGCGCGGCCGCGAAAGTGGTGCTTGACCGCACGCTGCCGCAGGGATACATCATTGCCCAGCAGGACGATGACAGCCGGCCAGCGGCCTGGCTGTCGCTGATTCGCGATACGTCGCATCGATTTGGATAATTACCAGGATTCCGAATCTTTTCACTCACTTTGGTGAATCCCCCGTTTACTTACTATGCTTAAGTACGCGGAGCACCCCTCAAATGTTCTCCGCTTAGTCTGGATAGCGGCGTATGCCGCAACACAATGGAAGGTTTCGATAATGAAATTCCGCATTACTCTGGCTTTGGCCCTTTTATCTTTAAGCACTGCCTCCTTCGCCACTTCTCTCTGTCAGGAGAAAGAGCAGGATATACAGCGTGAGATCGGTTATGCCGAAAAGCACAACAACCAGCATCGTGTTGAGGGGCTGAAAAAAGCGCTGAGCGAAGTGAAAGCGAACTGTTCAGACAGCCAACTGCGTGCCGATCACCAGAAAAAAATCGCTGAACAGAAGGACGAGATAACCGAGCGTCGTCACGACCTGCAGGAAGCGAAAGAGAAAGGGGATGCGGAAAAAATTGCCAAGCGCGAGAGAAAGCTGAAAGAAGCGCAGGACGACCTGAAAGCGCTGGAAGCTCGCGATTATTGAGTTAACGGAAATCTCAACAGGAGAAAATCATGTCAAAAGATACGACGTCTGAACATCTGCGCGCTGAACTGAAATCCCTGGCTGACACCCTTGAAGAGGTGCTGAACTCCTCCGCCGATAAATCAAAAGAAGAGGTCAGCAAACTGCGCAGTAAAGCGGAGCAAGCGCTGAAAGAGAGCCGTTATCGCCTGGGTGAAACCGGTGATGCGCTGGCAAAACAGACACGTGAAGCCGCAGCGCGTGCTGACGAATATGTTCG is a window encoding:
- the uxaC gene encoding glucuronate isomerase, with translation MTPFMTDDFLLDTEFARRLYHDYAKDQPIFDYHCHLPPQQVADNYRFKNLYDIWLKGDHYKWRAMRTNGVAERLCTGDASDREKFDAWAATVPQTIGNPLYHWTHLELRRPFGITGKLLSPATADDIWEQCNDLLAQDNFSARGIMKQMNVKMVGTTDDPIDSLEHHAVIAKDTAFDIKVLPSWRPDKAFNIELDTFSDYMAKLGEVSDTDIRRFADLQSALIKRLDHFAAHGCKVSDHALDVVLFAESNEAELDSILARRLSGEALSEHEVAQFKTAVLVFLGAEYARRGWVQQYHIGALRNNNQRQFKLLGADVGFDSINDRPLAEALSKLLSKQNEQNLLPKTILYCLNPRDNEVLGTMIGNFQGEGMPGKMQFGSGWWFNDQKDGMERQMTQLAQLGLLSRFVGMLTDSRSFLSYTRHEYFRRILCQMIGRWVHAGEAPADIQLLGEMVRNICFNNARDYFAIELN
- a CDS encoding MFS transporter; this translates as MRKIKGLRWYMIALVTLGTVLGYLTRNTVAAAAPTLMEELHISTQQYSYIIAAYSAAYTIMQPVAGYVLDILGTKIGYAFFAIAWAVFCGATALAGSWGGLALARGAVGAAEAAMIPAGLKASSEWFPAKERSIAVGYFNVGSSIGAMIAPPLVVWAIVMHSWQMAFIISGVLSFAWAMAWLVFYKHPRDQKKLSEEEREYIIGGQEAQHQTNNGKKMSVWQILGTRQFWGIALPRFLAEPAWGTFNAWIPLFMFKVYGFNLKEIAMFAWMPMLFADLGCIVGGYLPPLFQRWFGVNLIVSRKMVVTMGALLMIGPGMIGLFTSPYVAIALLCIGGFAHQSLSGALITLSSDVFGRNEVATANGLTGMAAWTASTLFALVVGALADTIGFSPLFAVLAIFDLMGAVVIWTVLKSKSADELAKESLGGPATQS
- the exuR gene encoding transcriptional regulator ExuR encodes the protein MEITEPRRLYQQLAAELKDRIEQGVYLVGDKLPAERFIADEKNVSRTVVREAIIMLEVEGYVEVRKGSGIHVISNQPKHSPVADESLEFASYGPFELLQARQLIESNIAEFAATQVTKQDIMKLMEIQENARKEKCFRDSEWDLQFHVQVALATQNTALAAIVEKMWTQRVHNPYWKKLHDHIDSRTVDNWCDDHDQILKALIRKDPHAAKLAMWQHLENTKQMLFNETSDDFEFNADRYLFADNPVVHLDTASSQAK
- the yqjA gene encoding DedA family general envelope maintenance protein YqjA, with the translated sequence MELLTQLLNALWAQDFETLANPSMIGMLYFVLFMILFLENGLLPAAFLPGDSLLVLVGVLCAKGAMAFPQTIFLLTVAASLGCWVSYIQGRWLGNTRIVQNWLSHLPAHYHQRAHHLFHKHGLSALLIGRFIAFVRTLLPTIAGLSGLSSTRFQFFNWMSGLLWVLILTTLGYALGKTPVFMKYEDQLMSCLMLLPVVLLVFGLIGSLVVLWKKKYGARS
- the mzrA gene encoding EnvZ/OmpR regulon moderator MzrA, which translates into the protein MVISALTLRRCAYALIALVLISAMLLVWSALSHQESTLAIRPVNQGVSVPDGFSVWHHLDANGIRFKSITPQNDVLLIKFDSRAQSAAAKVVLDRTLPQGYIIAQQDDDSRPAAWLSLIRDTSHRFG
- a CDS encoding DUF1090 domain-containing protein; the protein is MKFRITLALALLSLSTASFATSLCQEKEQDIQREIGYAEKHNNQHRVEGLKKALSEVKANCSDSQLRADHQKKIAEQKDEITERRHDLQEAKEKGDAEKIAKRERKLKEAQDDLKALEARDY
- a CDS encoding DUF883 family protein, producing MSKDTTSEHLRAELKSLADTLEEVLNSSADKSKEEVSKLRSKAEQALKESRYRLGETGDALAKQTREAAARADEYVRDNPWTGVGIGAAIGVVLGVLLTRR